One region of Streptomyces sp. CG4 genomic DNA includes:
- a CDS encoding PLD nuclease N-terminal domain-containing protein, whose protein sequence is MLRYLPFLLVLALWIYAFVDCLNTPEEEVRHLPKVAWVVIILLFGEVLVGPVAWLITGRRREVPAGGAAPAERHRDAPARWVAPDDNPEFLKSLDNSRDTDEPKGD, encoded by the coding sequence ATGCTCAGGTATCTGCCGTTTCTGCTGGTGCTGGCTCTGTGGATCTATGCCTTCGTGGACTGTCTGAACACCCCTGAGGAAGAGGTGCGGCATCTGCCGAAGGTGGCGTGGGTGGTCATCATCCTGCTCTTCGGGGAGGTGCTGGTCGGTCCGGTGGCCTGGCTGATCACCGGCCGGCGGCGGGAGGTGCCGGCGGGCGGCGCCGCCCCCGCGGAACGGCACCGGGACGCGCCCGCGCGCTGGGTCGCCCCCGACGACAACCCCGAGTTCCTCAAGTCCCTGGACAACTCGCGCGACACGGACGAGCCCAAGGGCGACTGA